CACGACGCTCGGCCCTGCCCTTGGCGGGCTGCGCATGTGGCCCTACTCCAGCGAAGCCGACGCGGTGAAGGATGTGCTGCGCCTGTCCCAGGGGATGACCTACAAGGCGGCCGTGGCTGGACTGAATCTCGGCGGCGGCAAGGCAGTGCTTATCGGTGACCCGCAAACGCACAAGAGCGAAGCCCTGTTCCGCTCCCTCGGCCGTTTCATCGGCTCCCTCGGCGGGCGCTACATCACCGCCGAAGACGTGGGCACCACCGTCGACGACATGGAGTACATCTTCCAGGAGACCGATCGCGTCGTCGGCGTGCACCCGGTTCACGGCGGCAGCGGTGATCCCTCGCCCTTCACAGCCTACGGCACGCTCGAGGGCATTCGCGCTTGCCTCAATAAGCGCTACGGCCACGCAGATTTCTCCAAGCTCGCTTACGCCGTGCAAGGCGTGGGGAGCGTCGGCGGCAAGCTCGCCGTGCTGCTGCGTGAGCGCGGCGCCAAGGTCTTCGCCTGTGACCTTAACGAAGACCGCGTCCAGCAGCTCGCTGACGAACACGGCATTGAGCCGGTGCCCATGAGCGAGATCTACGACGTAGACGCGCAGGTCTTCGCACCCTGCGCCCTCGGCGGCATCATCAACGCCGACACGGTGCCGCGCCTGCGCAGCGAAATCGTCTGTGGTAGCGCCAACAACCAGCTTGAGAGCGAGGAATGGGGCACGGAACTCGAAGCCCGAAACATCCTCTACGCGCCGGACTACGCCGTAAACTCCGGCGGCCTCATCAACGTTGCCCTCGAGCTTCAGGGCTACGACCGGGAACGTGCCTACCAGGCTATCGAGACCATTTACACCAGCGTGAGCAACATCTTCGCTATTGCCGAGCGCGACGGTATCCCTTCCTGGCAGGCCGCTAATCGCCTCGCCGAGGAGCGCATCCGCGCCGTCTCCAGCACGCGCATGCCGTACACGTTGCGTTTCAAAGACCGCCTGAGCGGCCGCAAGCCCTGGCGCCCGTCGCAAAGCTGAGGCCAAGGGCGATCCCGGCGTCACGCGGACGCCGCGGGACGCGGCGCAAGTCCGCGTACGAAGGTGTCGAACAAGGCCTCGCCCAGCTCCTCGGGCGAGGCCGGGCCATCCTCTCGGTACCAGCGACTCAGCCAGTGTAGGGCCCCAAACACGGCGAAGTCCGTCATGCGGATATCCGCTTCCGCGGCGATCGAGCCGTCCTCCACACCTGCCTTCAGGATCGCCCGCAGGCGCGCATCGAGATCCTTTAGGAACGACGTCATCTGGCCGCGGATGTCGTCGCTGTGTGGCAGGGAGCCGATCTGCACCCCGCAGGCGCCAACGGGCGTCGCCATCATGCGCGCGTAATGCACGAAGAACAGCCGCAAACGCTCGAGGCCCGTGGCAGCGGAGCTGGCCGCCGCCATCACCGCTTTCGATTCCTCCGTGATGATGCGCAGGATTTCCACGGCGATGTCATCCTTGCCGCAGACGTAGTGATAGAGGGCGCCCTTGGTGACATTCAAGCGCTCCGCCAGCTCGTTCAGTGACGTGGCATGGAAGCCCTTTTCGTTAAATAGGATCGCGGCATGCTCGGCGATCACCCGGCGCTTGATGGCGTGTTGGGCCTCGCGGTCGGGCACCGTGGCGGCCCAGGGTGTGGGGCCCGCGGCAGGTCCCCCCACGGGTTCCCGAGAAACC
This genomic window from Pseudomonadota bacterium contains:
- a CDS encoding Glu/Leu/Phe/Val dehydrogenase dimerization domain-containing protein; this encodes MQLFDILAEQGHEEVVFFHHQESGLRAIVAIHNTTLGPALGGLRMWPYSSEADAVKDVLRLSQGMTYKAAVAGLNLGGGKAVLIGDPQTHKSEALFRSLGRFIGSLGGRYITAEDVGTTVDDMEYIFQETDRVVGVHPVHGGSGDPSPFTAYGTLEGIRACLNKRYGHADFSKLAYAVQGVGSVGGKLAVLLRERGAKVFACDLNEDRVQQLADEHGIEPVPMSEIYDVDAQVFAPCALGGIINADTVPRLRSEIVCGSANNQLESEEWGTELEARNILYAPDYAVNSGGLINVALELQGYDRERAYQAIETIYTSVSNIFAIAERDGIPSWQAANRLAEERIRAVSSTRMPYTLRFKDRLSGRKPWRPSQS
- a CDS encoding TetR/AcrR family transcriptional regulator, which translates into the protein MAESTESTGSYEVSREPVGGPAAGPTPWAATVPDREAQHAIKRRVIAEHAAILFNEKGFHATSLNELAERLNVTKGALYHYVCGKDDIAVEILRIITEESKAVMAAASSAATGLERLRLFFVHYARMMATPVGACGVQIGSLPHSDDIRGQMTSFLKDLDARLRAILKAGVEDGSIAAEADIRMTDFAVFGALHWLSRWYREDGPASPEELGEALFDTFVRGLAPRPAASA